Proteins from a single region of Coriobacteriia bacterium:
- a CDS encoding Stp1/IreP family PP2C-type Ser/Thr phosphatase, translating into MTARAKQSWAALTDIGRVRTHNEDSVLAQPPLFVVADGLGGHEAGEVASSIAVETLRDHAPRRPDAKALARAVKAANREVIRSAREGFGKAGMGTTMTAAIVEGTKIAIAHVGDSRAYLLHEGALVRVSEDHSMVADMIRRGQLTEAESRYHPNRSVITRALGTDPNMLADTYEVDASPGDRLLLCSDGLTTMLEDGLICEILEQYRTPDVAARMLIDTANEAGGHDNISVIVIDIEGTGSSRRGSLVDATGARSGRGWLAIIGWVLLFALAVGGASYGAYTYARSRAYFTVQGDSVNAYQGVPGSFAGIQLTWALGDTGIHFSALPTDAQAKLKAGVEFPLADLSKMERLYSSQQASSTAPAPSAPTSATVGATSTTPATTPTTP; encoded by the coding sequence GTGACGGCGCGCGCCAAGCAGAGCTGGGCGGCGCTCACGGACATCGGGCGCGTCCGAACCCACAACGAAGACTCCGTACTCGCGCAGCCGCCACTGTTCGTGGTCGCCGATGGTCTCGGTGGGCACGAGGCCGGCGAGGTTGCCAGCTCGATCGCGGTCGAGACGCTGCGCGACCACGCGCCGCGCCGGCCCGACGCCAAGGCACTCGCCCGCGCGGTGAAAGCCGCCAACCGAGAAGTGATCCGCTCGGCGCGCGAAGGGTTTGGCAAGGCCGGCATGGGCACCACGATGACGGCCGCCATCGTCGAGGGCACCAAGATCGCGATCGCGCACGTGGGCGACTCACGCGCCTACCTGCTGCACGAGGGCGCGCTGGTGCGCGTGAGCGAGGACCACTCGATGGTCGCCGACATGATCCGCCGAGGCCAGCTAACCGAGGCCGAGAGCCGCTACCACCCCAACCGCAGCGTCATCACGCGCGCGCTGGGCACCGACCCCAACATGCTCGCCGACACCTACGAGGTCGACGCTTCGCCCGGCGACCGGCTGCTTCTGTGCAGCGACGGCCTGACAACGATGCTTGAGGACGGCCTGATCTGCGAGATCCTCGAGCAGTACCGCACGCCCGACGTGGCCGCGCGCATGCTAATCGACACCGCGAACGAGGCTGGCGGCCACGACAATATCAGCGTCATCGTGATCGACATCGAGGGCACCGGCAGCTCTCGGCGCGGATCGCTGGTCGACGCGACCGGCGCTCGTAGCGGACGCGGCTGGCTCGCCATCATCGGCTGGGTGCTGCTCTTCGCACTCGCCGTAGGTGGCGCGAGCTACGGCGCCTACACGTATGCGCGCTCGCGTGCCTACTTCACCGTGCAGGGCGACTCGGTCAACGCCTACCAAGGAGTGCCCGGCTCGTTCGCCGGCATCCAGCTCACCTGGGCGCTCGGCGACACGGGCATCCACTTCAGCGCGCTTCCCACCGATGCCCAGGCCAAGCTCAAAGCCGGCGTCGAGTTCCCGCTTGCCGACCTGAGCAAGATGGAGCGGCTCTATAGCTCACAGCAGGCGAGCAGTACTGCCCCGGCACCGTCGGCGCCCACGTCGGCCACGGTCGGCGCGACTTCGACGACGCCCGCCACGACCCCCACCACGCCATGA
- a CDS encoding FHA domain-containing protein, which translates to MIDVVLLAGRLLLLALLYLFLFAAVRAGIGLVAGQRVKSRGAWTLKIVQGPRELMNVAVPVTGPVVIGRSPGADIVLGDDFVSGRHARVAPQGDSAVVEDMGSTNGTVLNGQPLKAPTVLRVGDTIDIGAVRLKVDRS; encoded by the coding sequence ATGATCGATGTCGTGCTGCTTGCCGGCCGGCTTCTTCTCCTTGCCCTGCTCTACCTGTTCCTGTTCGCCGCCGTTCGCGCTGGTATCGGCCTCGTGGCCGGGCAGCGCGTCAAGTCACGCGGTGCGTGGACGCTCAAGATCGTCCAGGGCCCGCGCGAGCTGATGAACGTCGCGGTGCCGGTCACCGGCCCGGTCGTCATCGGCCGCTCGCCCGGCGCCGACATCGTGCTGGGCGACGACTTCGTCTCCGGCCGGCACGCCCGCGTGGCGCCGCAGGGTGACTCGGCGGTGGTCGAAGACATGGGCTCTACGAACGGCACGGTGCTCAACGGCCAACCGCTCAAGGCCCCCACCGTCCTGCGCGTGGGCGACACTATCGACATCGGCGCGGTCCGGCTGAAGGTCGACCGCTCGTGA
- a CDS encoding DUF3662 domain-containing protein: MSILSDFEDRMGRALEGGFARVFRAPVQPAELARKLGKEMDRGKKLGVGKVYAPTLYNILLSRQDDQALGGFADTLSGELETYLIGYAREHNYELATRPVVRFLVDKELKLGRFEIIGELLSPEELAQELGYTPDPEPFAEPIERVPASFAGVAAAGMPLSAPPFTAEPTPRAEPVAPVAAGVFDAAGIDFDLTPGAASAAAGAIAGAAAMAAGVDVAAAPSTPAEANPTELLTPTPPLATVTVKGVDHDVVLTGDRAVVGRLATCEISLTDVNVSREHAAFEREGMGWAIRDLGSTNGTMVNGTKITRQRLRDGDMIVIGITELIYHEPRG, encoded by the coding sequence ATGAGCATCCTCTCCGACTTTGAAGACCGCATGGGCCGTGCCTTGGAGGGCGGGTTCGCCCGCGTGTTCCGAGCGCCGGTACAGCCGGCCGAACTCGCCCGCAAGCTGGGCAAAGAGATGGACCGCGGCAAGAAGCTAGGCGTGGGCAAGGTCTACGCGCCCACGCTCTACAACATCTTGCTGTCGCGCCAGGACGACCAGGCACTCGGCGGTTTCGCCGACACCCTTTCCGGCGAACTCGAGACGTACCTGATCGGCTACGCCCGCGAGCACAACTACGAGCTGGCTACCCGGCCGGTCGTACGCTTCTTGGTCGACAAGGAGCTCAAGCTGGGGCGCTTCGAGATCATCGGCGAGCTGCTCTCGCCCGAGGAACTCGCTCAGGAGCTGGGCTACACGCCCGATCCCGAGCCGTTCGCCGAGCCCATCGAGCGAGTCCCGGCCAGCTTCGCCGGCGTCGCGGCCGCGGGCATGCCGCTCTCCGCACCGCCGTTCACGGCCGAGCCCACCCCCCGCGCCGAGCCAGTCGCGCCAGTCGCAGCCGGCGTCTTTGACGCCGCCGGCATCGACTTCGACCTGACGCCGGGTGCGGCAAGCGCCGCTGCCGGCGCGATTGCGGGCGCCGCCGCCATGGCAGCAGGCGTCGACGTGGCCGCCGCGCCGAGCACGCCCGCCGAGGCCAACCCAACCGAGCTACTCACGCCCACGCCACCGCTGGCGACCGTGACGGTGAAGGGCGTCGACCACGACGTTGTTCTGACGGGAGATCGAGCGGTTGTCGGCAGACTTGCGACGTGCGAGATCTCGCTTACCGACGTCAACGTCTCCCGCGAGCACGCCGCCTTCGAGCGCGAGGGCATGGGCTGGGCTATCCGCGACCTGGGCTCGACCAACGGCACGATGGTCAACGGCACCAAGATCACCCGACAGCGACTGCGCGATGGCGACATGATCGTCATCGGCATCACCGAGCTCATCTACCACGAGCCGAGGGGTTAG
- a CDS encoding serine/threonine-protein kinase: protein MEQQLILDRYRPLDELGEGGFATVTLAWDTRMQRRVAIKRLKLPRDHTGAILQNPPGLAEARTAAMLNHPAIVTVYDFETDADEAFLIMEYVDGASLEDLLDDVGGALTLDESAAVLDAVCSALEFAHDNGVLHLDMKPANVLVTRDGRVKVADFGMAALSTATGHGASWGGTIGYMPVEQLEGGLVTEASDEWAVAVLAYECLTGANPFDSRDIRAAVATIVGTDPPRPSAYERELSRGIDDVLLAGLGPQPIDRYPTVASFADALLPHLGDPATGQDSLADLVDAYADEELAAEEPGWQRVGLWDRWRSPAGGLALRAIAAAESGWLAWVGLAPTHLEPLPLAGAAGLVALAGALAPSLGTGLGLLAFAIGLFALHVWLLGALFALGAVLWWWFLARRSAGAAVLPLSAPVLGVARVGYLTPLLAGFSLPPLTAMAAGLVGGVLMLLASASSGQVAPYVAVSPQLLANPAAGLLVSAHVAKAFTDPAAWISLLGWPVAALAMSLLSRRATRFSAVVGTVVGGGVLLGANVLARMAAATLHGAGKGAAAWTGTTFAWSLAGSLILMMLVIVLGAPVRAEEEDLVHAAYESDD from the coding sequence GTGGAGCAGCAGCTGATCCTCGATCGCTATCGCCCGCTCGACGAGCTGGGTGAGGGCGGGTTCGCGACCGTCACGCTCGCGTGGGATACGCGCATGCAGCGCCGAGTCGCGATCAAACGCCTCAAGCTGCCTCGCGACCACACAGGCGCCATTCTTCAGAACCCTCCCGGCCTTGCCGAGGCCCGCACCGCGGCAATGCTCAACCACCCCGCGATCGTCACCGTCTACGACTTCGAGACCGACGCCGACGAGGCGTTCCTGATCATGGAGTACGTCGACGGCGCCAGCCTCGAGGACCTGCTCGACGATGTCGGCGGAGCGCTGACCCTCGACGAGTCAGCCGCCGTGTTGGACGCGGTGTGCTCGGCGCTCGAGTTCGCGCACGACAACGGCGTACTGCACCTCGACATGAAGCCGGCCAACGTGCTCGTGACTCGCGACGGTCGCGTCAAAGTGGCCGACTTCGGGATGGCGGCGCTCTCTACTGCCACCGGCCATGGAGCGAGCTGGGGCGGCACCATCGGCTACATGCCCGTCGAACAGCTGGAGGGCGGGCTGGTCACCGAGGCAAGCGACGAGTGGGCCGTGGCGGTTCTCGCCTACGAGTGCCTCACCGGCGCAAACCCCTTCGATTCGCGCGACATTCGCGCTGCGGTCGCTACCATCGTGGGCACAGATCCGCCGCGGCCAAGCGCCTACGAACGCGAGCTTTCGCGCGGCATCGACGACGTGCTTCTCGCGGGTCTCGGCCCACAGCCAATCGACCGTTACCCGACCGTTGCGAGCTTCGCCGATGCGCTTCTGCCCCACCTCGGAGACCCCGCGACCGGCCAAGACTCGCTCGCCGACCTCGTCGATGCGTACGCCGATGAGGAGCTCGCCGCCGAGGAACCCGGTTGGCAGCGCGTGGGCCTCTGGGACCGCTGGCGCAGCCCCGCTGGCGGCCTCGCTCTGCGGGCGATTGCGGCCGCCGAGTCGGGATGGCTCGCGTGGGTCGGCCTCGCGCCCACGCACCTCGAGCCGCTGCCGCTCGCCGGCGCCGCCGGCCTCGTCGCGCTGGCTGGAGCGCTCGCACCATCCCTCGGAACAGGGCTGGGGCTGCTGGCTTTCGCAATCGGGTTGTTCGCTCTGCACGTCTGGCTGCTGGGCGCATTGTTCGCGCTGGGTGCGGTGCTGTGGTGGTGGTTCCTCGCCCGCCGAAGCGCCGGCGCGGCCGTCCTCCCGCTCTCTGCACCCGTGCTTGGAGTCGCGCGCGTGGGCTACCTGACGCCGCTGCTGGCCGGCTTCTCGCTCCCGCCCCTCACCGCAATGGCGGCGGGGCTGGTTGGCGGCGTGCTGATGCTGCTGGCCTCGGCGTCCTCAGGCCAGGTCGCGCCCTACGTCGCGGTGAGCCCGCAGCTGCTCGCGAATCCGGCCGCAGGGCTGCTCGTCAGCGCTCACGTCGCCAAGGCGTTCACCGATCCAGCCGCATGGATCTCGCTGCTCGGCTGGCCGGTCGCGGCGCTGGCGATGTCGCTGTTGTCTCGGCGGGCCACGCGGTTCTCCGCGGTTGTGGGTACGGTCGTTGGTGGAGGCGTGCTGCTTGGCGCCAACGTGCTCGCCCGGATGGCCGCGGCGACCCTGCACGGCGCGGGGAAGGGCGCGGCCGCTTGGACCGGCACTACGTTCGCTTGGTCTTTGGCCGGCTCACTTATACTGATGATGCTCGTGATCGTGCTAGGAGCGCCGGTCAGGGCAGAGGAAGAAGACCTCGTACACGCCGCGTACGAGTCAGACGACTAG
- a CDS encoding ferredoxin, protein MRAHVDEDVCIGCELCVDTCPEVFEMNDDGFSEPIVDPVPPEQEDCAREAADICPVTAIEIEE, encoded by the coding sequence ATGAGGGCCCATGTCGACGAGGACGTCTGTATCGGCTGTGAGCTGTGCGTTGACACGTGCCCGGAGGTATTCGAGATGAACGACGACGGGTTCTCCGAGCCAATCGTGGACCCGGTTCCACCCGAGCAAGAAGACTGCGCGCGAGAGGCCGCCGATATCTGCCCCGTGACTGCGATTGAGATCGAAGAGTAG
- a CDS encoding glycosyltransferase has protein sequence MVRTLSVVVPALNEAERLPDLLDALGRQTRRPDEVIIADAGSTDDTRVVAIARGALVVEGGKPAVGRNAGAAVATSDLVLFLDADDELDDDFIASALEEFDDRKLAVATSFVEPIERDPRNIFATEVVNLYLDVMQYVAPHAPGFCILVRRDVHEAIHGFDETVVLAEDHDYVQRAAEHGKFRVLRTATVATSMRRIEKEGLVRLAFKYLYCELYVVTGRPIREVPFDYEFGNFAPQDRSEARKAIAALRERLGDFADAIVAAPGDGLDALDRLGSAELTPQAFDRTLSELGAEDVRKLRRYVGARVRLARRVPRTAVARIRRAGDAIWRELTRSQA, from the coding sequence ATGGTCCGCACGCTGAGCGTCGTCGTGCCCGCACTGAACGAGGCCGAGCGTCTGCCCGACCTTCTCGATGCCCTTGGACGCCAGACGCGTCGTCCCGATGAGGTGATCATCGCCGACGCCGGCTCGACCGACGACACGCGTGTGGTGGCTATCGCTCGGGGAGCGCTGGTGGTCGAAGGCGGCAAGCCGGCCGTGGGGCGAAACGCGGGCGCGGCGGTGGCGACGAGCGACCTCGTGCTCTTCCTCGACGCCGACGACGAGCTGGACGACGACTTCATCGCGAGCGCACTGGAGGAGTTCGACGACCGCAAGCTGGCCGTCGCCACCAGCTTCGTCGAGCCTATCGAGCGCGACCCCCGCAACATCTTCGCGACCGAGGTCGTCAACCTCTACCTCGACGTGATGCAGTACGTCGCGCCCCACGCTCCAGGCTTTTGCATCCTCGTCCGCCGAGACGTCCACGAGGCCATCCACGGCTTCGACGAGACGGTCGTCCTTGCCGAGGACCACGACTACGTCCAGCGCGCTGCCGAGCATGGCAAGTTTCGCGTGCTTCGCACCGCCACCGTCGCGACCTCGATGCGCCGTATCGAGAAAGAGGGTCTGGTCCGCCTCGCGTTCAAGTACCTCTACTGCGAGCTCTACGTGGTCACCGGTCGGCCCATCCGCGAGGTCCCCTTCGACTACGAGTTCGGCAACTTCGCGCCCCAGGACCGCAGCGAGGCGCGCAAGGCGATTGCGGCGTTGCGCGAGCGGCTGGGCGACTTTGCCGATGCCATCGTCGCGGCTCCGGGCGACGGTCTGGATGCACTGGACCGCCTGGGCTCGGCCGAGCTTACGCCTCAGGCGTTCGACCGCACCCTGAGCGAGCTCGGTGCCGAGGATGTGCGCAAGCTGCGCCGCTACGTGGGCGCCCGCGTGCGCCTGGCTCGGCGCGTCCCGCGCACGGCCGTGGCGCGAATTCGCCGAGCCGGCGACGCGATCTGGCGCGAACTCACACGCTCGCAGGCCTAA